A genomic segment from Hypomesus transpacificus isolate Combined female chromosome 13, fHypTra1, whole genome shotgun sequence encodes:
- the btbd16 gene encoding BTB/POZ domain-containing protein 16, protein MTPSSDHFTTSGTDCPQRVHEDPSLPRLTLPTDTSGPTGPGRCTPGDQRQSGPEDTFYLVSRRVFHNNKPDVVLECMGSQWEFQCPHFTKSGTLANLHMAARQQRVKLQQERTGSNRSARNRPLSQPSISGLSRDQQKGGKLPGSLPLRLAVKHHTVTKDALSVAPRALYGPEGCLDGWEETLVSVASLLGLPQLFKRCLTEMIDKISCSTVCDLHHVSCRYKERSLQRACERWLELHLVTELSCFTILRDLPFEVLHKTLCSPRLFAGCEYDLLKTVLYWVFLQFNPDAQIMPSHRTIISFFSRTGVFLEQPKGHKFIVLFQAVRLHGITERRHLEELQMISVFPQAWLLSMFSKHYDTLHSGGDMHVTDFSHQAVRFGMVVEKEPQYCTQVIELYGFYFLLKAACSVDTDTHGFSLQRLRHSEPAMSVQACERHPVSAFQYDVSTLGDLSDQCPG, encoded by the exons ATGACTCCATCATCAGACCACTTCACAACATCAGGGA CTGACTGCCCACAGCGGGTTCACGAGGACCCATCCCTGCCACGGCTTACCCTCCCAACAGACACCAGTGGGCCCACAGGCCCTGGACGCTG CACACCAGGTGATCAAAGGCAATCTGGCCCAGAGGACACGTTCTATCTTGTGTCTCGCAGAGTATTTCACAACAATAAACCAG aTGTGGTGCTGGAGTGCATGGGGAGCCAGTGGGAGTTTCAGTGTCCTCACTTCACCAAGTCAGGCACCCTAGCCAACCTCCACATGGCTGCTAGGCAACAGAGGGTCAAactacagcaggagaggacag GCAGCAACAGGAGTGCCAGAAACAGGCCCCTTAGCCAGCCCAGCATCAGTGGCTTGAGCAGGGACCAACAGAAAGGGGGGAaactccctggctctctccccctccggcTGGCTGTCAAACACCACACAGTCACCAAAGATG CTCTGTCCGTCGCTCCCAGGGCGCTGTACGGCCCTGAGGGGTGCCTGGATGGCTGGGAGGAGACACTGGTCTCTGTTGCCTCCCTGCTGGGCCTGCCACAGCTCTTCAAGAG GTGTCTGACGGAGATGATTGATAAGATCAGCTGCTCCACTGTGTGTGACCTCCATCATGTGTCCTGCAGG tacaaGGAGAGGAGTCTTCAGAGAGCATGTGAGCGCTGGTTAGAGCTCCACCTGGTGACAGAACTTAGTTGTTTCACCATCTTGAGAGACTTGCCCTTTGAGGTCCTCCACAAGACCCTGTGCTCCCCCAG GCTGTTTGCAGGCTGCGAGTACGACCTACTGAAGACAGTGCTCTACTGGGTGTTCCTGCAGTTCAACCCTGACGCCCAGATCATGCCCTCCCATAGGACCATCATCAGCTTCTTCTCCAG AACTGGTGTGTTCCTGGAGCAGCCAAAAGGACACAAGTTCATTGTTCTGTTCCAGGCAGTGCGTTTGCATGGCATCACGGAAc GACGGCATCTCGAGGAGTTGCAGATGATCAGTGTGTTTCCTCAGGCCTGGCTTCTGAGCATGTTCTCCAAACACTACGACACG cttcacaGTGGAGGGGACATGCATGTGACAGACTTCTCCCATCAGGCAGTGCGGTTCGGGATGGTTGTTGAGAAG GAACCCCAGTACTGCACGCAGGTCATCGAGCTGTATGGATTCTACTTCCTGCTTAAAGCAGCCTGTAGTGTGGACACGGACACACATGGgttctctctgcag aGGCTGAGACACTCGGAACCAGCCATGTCTGTACAAGCATGCGAGCGACATCCAGTTTCAGCATTTCAGTATGATGTCAGTACGCTTGGTGACCTATCAGATCAATGTCCAGGCTAA
- the waplb gene encoding wings apart-like protein homolog — MTSRFGKTYSRKGGEGTSKFDEVLSNKRATLSTKWGETTYKAKVSSKRSGAWTELAEHPKKARVSDDSSEDPFGFDSDEESKPVTSRSQVKASPAKPASAEPPQAERPGLSLEASSSRISQQASLLASAPRTSSSTSDRNQLRVMDTARFFNTTTSAKPQQSWSAQGDTPEKQHSYSWYSNASESDKKPLAQTTTLKTEAKEAYDSWDAVIGLRSTSPTPEPPRNQPSMGWASSVRSGSGPVGYSIGLGRDRTLGAGREEKPPPPELTSESEEVGQGDWEVPSEPSDNSQSLLRTSNCRTYRRPNKQGKDGTSTSSSVAAKPSSTEPTKPAGRGRTRDYTVLHPSCVSVCNVTIQDSLDRSMEDMANATVNTTATVALGDLGEAGRLRKKADTAPAAKPTRLKPTQSKSKKDTKLDFFGFEEKEVPLEEGEETPDTSEGSKYKIKYFGFDDMSDSDSDEEDSQARERRKAQRAAAAAAVAAAVMETEVESPPPSDSQDSWTREDPEQSEAHLLRPDVLEFPEEPSLAVPEAFRRPQGGRPAEKSKESSRKIFSGPKKSPTKAVYNARHWNRPESEELPPPALPPSQTAPAGVSGSSKDTNSHKDDGVFKAPPPPPKVIKSVSFPTEPYQDIVTALKCRKEHKELYTVVQHVKHFNDVVEFGENQEFTDDFEYLATGLKTGQPLNTRCLSVISLATRCAMPSFRMHLRAAGKVAQVFKTLNDAPQHPNLSLCTASLMYILSRDRLNMDLDRASLDLMLRLLELEQGHSGSDAQLSAKEMAKVKEKIRKLCETVHNKHLDLENITTGHLAMETLLSLTSKRAGDWFKEELRLLGGLDHIVDQVKECVGNLSQEDDKEKLVASLWGAERCLRVLESVTVHNPENQGYLIAYKDSSLIVSSAKALRHCEEMIQRYSRQVAVPGPALPHASHSNVGKAVEDCMRAIIGLLLNLTHDNEWGSTKTGEQEDFLVTALNCVLRAPQYLAQEQRFDIRVLGLGLLINLVEYSARNRYCLVEMEMEGGAPWESVLAPTQEELNTGSLSAIAALVQLFLQRERAAVMAEAETDDFINDAPKPALDQSGEWQETGGEIQWVAAENHSEIEAAKDKKKEEEDEELDLNKALQHAGKHMEDSIVASYTALLLGCLCQGSPTNVTTVRENLPKGDFSIMTEMLKKFLNFMNLTCDVGTAGQKSISRVIDYLENC, encoded by the exons ATGACATCCAGATTTGGTAAAACCTACAGccgaaagggaggagaggggacttcCAAGTTTGACGAGGTCCTTTCCAACAAGAGAGCCACACTCAGCACCAAATGGGGTGAGACGACATACAAAGCCAAGGTGAGCTCCAAGCGTTCAGGGGCCTGGACAGAACTGGCTGAGCATCCCAAGAAGGCCAGGGTGTCGGACGATAGCTCAGAGGATCCATTTGGGTTTGACAGCGATGAGGAGTCTAAACCCGTCACCTCCAGAAGCCAGGTTAAGGCCTCCCCTGCCAAGCCTGCTTCTGCAGAACCTCCCCAggcagagagaccaggcctcagcTTGGAGGCCTCCAGTAGTAGAATCAGCCAGCAGGCCAGTTTGCTAGCATCGGCACCCAGGACGTCCAGCTCGACCAGTGATAGGAACCAGTTGAGGGTGATGGACACAGCCCGGTTCTTCAACACCACAACTTCTG CTAAGCCCCAGCAGAGCTGGTCCGCTCAGGGCGACACTCCAGAGAAGCAGCACAGCTACTCCTGGTACAGCAACGCCTCTGAGAGCGACAAGAAGCCCTTGGCCCAAACCACCACTCTCAAGACGGAGGCCAAAGAGGCCTACGACTCCTGGGACGCCGTCATCGGCCTCCGCTCCACCTCCCCGACCCCCGAGCCTCCCAGGAACCAGCCCTCCATGGGCTGGGCCTCCTCGGTGAGGTCCGGGTCGGGGCCGGTGGGCTACAGCATAGGCCTGGGCCGGGACCGGACCCTGGGGGCGGGCCGGGAGGAGAAGCCCCCCCCTCCGGAGCTGACCAGTGAGAGTGAGGAAGTGGGCCAGGGGGACTGGGAGGTTCCGAGCGAGCCCTCCGACAActcccagtctctcctcagAACCTCCAACTGCCGGACCTACCGCCGGCCCAACAAGCAGGGTAAGGAcggcaccagcaccagcagcagcgtAGCCGCCAAGCCCAGCAGCACAGAGCCGACCAAACCAGCGGGCCGAGGCAGGACGAGAGACTACACGGTCCTGCACCcgtcgtgtgtgtctgtgtgtaacgtCACCATCCAGGACTCGCTGGACCGCAGCATGGAGGACATGGCCAACGCCACCGTCAACACCACCGCAACCGTCGCCCTGGGAGACCTGGGGGAGGCCGGACGTCTGAGGAAGAAGGCCGATACCGCCCCCGCCGCCAAACCGACCAG gcTCAAACCCACTCAGAGCAAGTCAAAGAAGGACACCAAGCTGGACTTCTTTGGTttcgaggagaaggaggtgcccctggaggagggggaggagacccCTGACACCTCAGAGGGCTCCAAGTACAAGATCAAGTACTTTGGCTTCGACGACAtgagtgacagtgacagtgatgAGGAAGACTCCCaggccagggagaggaggaaggcccagagggctgctgctgccgccgccgTCGCTGCCGCCGTCATGGAAACTGAGGTGGAGAGTCCGCCACCGAGTGACAGTCAGGACAGTTGGACCAGAGAGGACCCAGAGCAGAGTGAAGCCCACCTGCTCAGGCCAG ACGTGCTGGAGTTCCCAGAGGAGCCGTCTCTGGCTGTGCCCGAGGCCTTCAGGAGACCCCAGGGGGGCAGGCCAGCAGAGAAGTCCAAGGAGAGCAGCAGGAAGATCTTCAGTGGTCccaagaag TCTCCCACCAAAGCTGTGTACAACGCCAGACACTGGAACAGACCAGAGAGCGAGGAGCTTCCCCCGCCAGCCCTGCCTCCTTCACAGACGGCCCCC GCCGGTGTTTCAGGTTCCAGTAAAGACACCAACTCCCACAAAGACGACGGGGTGTTcaaggccccgccccctccccccaaggtCATCAAATCGGTGTCCTTCCCCACAGAGCCCTACCAGGACATTGTCACCGCACTGAAATGTAGAAAAGAGCACAAGGAG CTGTACACGGTAGTCCAGCATGTCAAGCACTTCAACGACGTGGTGGAGTTTGGAGAGAACCAGGAGTTCACTGACGACTTTGAGTACCTGGCCACAGGACTGAAGACTGGTCAGCCCCTCAACACACGCTGCCTTAG TGTCATCAGCCTGGCCACCAGGTGTGCCATGCCCAGCTTCAGAATGCACCTACGGGCGGCGGGCAAGGTGGCTCAAGTCTTTAAAACCCTCAACGACGCCCCCCAGCACCCG aaccTGTCCCTGTGCACAGCCTCCCTCATGTACATCCTGAGCCGGGACCGTCTGAACATGGACCTGGACCGggccagcctggacctgatgctgcgcctgctggagctggagcaaGGCCACTCGGGCTCCGACGCCCAGCTCAGCGCCAAGGAGATGGCCAAGGTCAAGGAGAAGATCCGCAAGCTGTGCGAGACGGTCCACAACAAGCACCTGGACCTGGAGAACATCACG acGGGGCATCTAGCCATGGAGACCCTGCTGTCCCTTACCTCCAAGAGGGCGGGAGACTGGTTCAAGGAGGAGCTGAGGCTTCTGGGAGGTCTGGACCACATAGTAGATCAAG TGAAAGAGTGCGTGGGGAACCTCAGCCAGGAAGATGACAAGGAGAAGCTGGTGGCCTCGCTCTGGGGGGCCGAGAGATGTCTGCGAGTGTTGGAGAGt GTTACTGTACATAACCCAGAGAACCAAGGCTACCTGATCGCATACAAAGACTCATCCCTCATCGTGTCCTCAGCAAA GGCCCTGCGTCACTGTGAGGAGATGATCCAGAGGTACAGCCGCCAGGTGGCCGTGCCCGGCCCCGCCCTGCCCCACGCCAGCCACAGCAACGTGGGCAAGGCCGTGGAGGACTGCATGAGGGCCATCATCGGCCTGCTGCTCAACCTCACCCACGACAACG agTGGGGAAGCACTAAAACAGGCGAGCAGGAGGACTTCTTGGTCACAGCTCTGAACTGTGTGCTGCGGGCTCCCCAGTACCTGGCTCAGGAGCAGCGCTTCGACATCAGAGTCCTG GGCCTGGGCCTGCTTATCAACCTGGTGGAGTACAGTGCGAGAAACCGCTACTGcctggtggagatggagatggaggggggggctcCCTGGGAGAGCGTCCTGGCCCCCACCCAGGAGGAGCTGAATACGGGCTCGCTCAGCGCCATCGCTGCCCTGGTCCAG ctgtTCCTGCAGCGCGAGCGCGCCGCCGTCATGGCCGAGGCGGAGACGGACGACTTCATCAACGACGCGCCCAAGCCGGCGCTGGACCAGAGCGGAGAGTGGCAGGAGACGGGCGGGGAAATCCAGTGGGTGGCGGCCGAGAACCACTCTGAGATCGaagctgccaaggacaagaagaaggaggaggaggacgaggagctggACCTCAACAAAG CCCTGCAGCATGCTGGCAAGCACATGGAGGACAGCATCGTGGCCTCCTACACTGCCCTGCTACTGGGCTGTCTCTGCCAGGGGAGTCcg actaATGTGACTACTGTTAGAGAGAACCTGCCAAAAGGAGACTTCTCCATCATGACGGAGATGCTCAAGAAGTTCCTCAATTTCATGAACCTGACG tgtgacGTAGGTACAGCAGGACAGAAGTCCATCTCGCGGGTCATTGACTATTTGGAGAACTGCTAA
- the atoh1c gene encoding neurogenic differentiation factor 6, whose protein sequence is MPKIMPRRRSCASYNSRDVDNTGVKVVLSAHHLDLAHESNFQTLAPSSWVEDKTAERRSECDPCAIVELRLGPGLRYIEPDQSAIERAQRRRRMAANARERRRMLGLNVAFDRLRSVIPNLESDKKLSKSETLQMAQIYISTLSELLQDNASVTELSTDQDQIRPDQVNTSPREPSQVNSTEQGSNNDLPDPDSNGQLGIDKDNRCSTRTHCDDEKGDFRGFMNFWERTNGAK, encoded by the coding sequence ATGCCCAAGATAATGCCACGACGTAGAAGTTGTGCGTCTTACAATTCCAGAGATGTAGACAATACTGGTGTGAAAGTTGTCTTGAGTGCGCATCACTTGGACCTTGCGCATGAGTCAAATTTTCAGACACTCGCTCCAAGTAGTTGGGTAGAGGACAAGACAGCGGAACGCAGGAGCGAGTGTGACCCGTGCGCAATCGTGGAACTCCGGTTAGGACCAGGACTCCGGTATATCGAACCGGACCAGAGCGCCATAGAAAGAGCGCAGAGGCGTCGCCGCATGGCAGCCAACGcccgggagaggaggaggatgctggGTTTGAACGTTGCCTTCGACCGCCTACGGAGCGTCATACCCAACCTGGAGAGCGACAAAAAGCTATCAAAGTCAGAGACACTTCAGATGGCGCAGATCTACATATCCACTCTCAGCGAGTTGTTACAGGACAATGCCAGTGTTACGGAACTCAGCACCGATCAGGACCAGATCAGGCCGGACCAGGTGAACACAAGCCCACGAGAGCCCTCCCAGGTGAACTCTACAGAGCAGGGCTCGAACAACGACCTACCTGACCCGGACTCAAATGGTCAGCTAGGTATTGACAAAGACAATCGATGCTCGACTCGCACGCATTGTGATGACGAGAAAGGCGACTTCAGAGGTTTTATGAACTTCTGGGAGAGGACGAATGGGgcaaagtaa